One genomic region from Alteromonas pelagimontana encodes:
- a CDS encoding HDOD domain-containing protein, protein MNVQELAEKACELFVLPEAVTRLKECLDDNAASMDDIAEIIAFDPALAAQILKVANSALYRFPNRIETISKALQVIGTRSAYDLALAYGVTHAFSEVEGKVIDLDKFWEQSVSCGLLAKYFAEQMRVREPERLFVAGLLHNVGELIMVSVAPEKAKRCQAFNTRVSPADLQKAIVGFTYADLSAAMIRKWQIPECIAAPIANIHNTHEPAQEVESQILQLSYVLALDNVNPEVYPGYNNLKPHLHESLSLERDDLEDALDITNLQCISVISLFNPSAFMLY, encoded by the coding sequence ATGAACGTGCAAGAGCTAGCCGAAAAGGCATGTGAACTATTTGTATTACCCGAGGCGGTCACACGCTTAAAAGAATGTCTGGATGACAATGCAGCAAGCATGGATGACATAGCCGAAATTATTGCTTTCGATCCCGCGCTTGCTGCACAGATATTAAAAGTCGCAAACAGCGCGCTTTATCGATTTCCCAACAGAATCGAAACTATCAGTAAAGCGCTACAGGTTATCGGTACCCGATCAGCCTACGATCTTGCGCTTGCCTACGGTGTCACTCATGCATTTAGTGAAGTGGAAGGGAAGGTGATTGATCTTGATAAGTTTTGGGAACAAAGTGTAAGTTGTGGCCTTCTTGCAAAGTATTTTGCCGAACAGATGCGTGTTCGCGAACCTGAACGGCTTTTTGTGGCTGGACTGCTTCATAATGTGGGCGAATTAATTATGGTTTCGGTGGCACCGGAAAAAGCGAAGCGTTGCCAGGCATTCAATACCCGGGTCAGCCCCGCCGATCTGCAAAAGGCTATAGTAGGTTTTACCTATGCAGACCTTTCTGCAGCGATGATAAGAAAATGGCAGATTCCGGAGTGCATTGCTGCACCCATTGCGAACATACACAATACCCACGAACCCGCGCAAGAGGTTGAATCACAGATATTACAACTAAGTTACGTATTGGCACTGGACAATGTAAATCCGGAAGTTTATCCAGGCTATAATAATCTCAAACCACATTTACATGAGTCGCTATCATTGGAACGCGACGATTTGGAAGATGCGCTGGATATCACTAATTTGCAATGCATCAGCGTGATCTCTCTGTTTAATCCCAGCGCCTTTATGTTGTATTAA
- a CDS encoding glycosyltransferase: MSDTKNLVIIGAVWPEPNSSAAGQNMQGLLGAFVEQGWRVTFLCAANESIHTTPTDADITFLSVNLNCSSFDVTIASLQPNVVIFDRFMTEEQFSWRVRENCPDAMLVLNTEDLHSLRQARYEAVKAGKPACHASLNTPLAQREIAAVLRSDLSLIISPIEYDLLINHYQVPSHQLLQLPLLMDIPQREVPDFAARKGFMTIGNFRHGPNWDAVLQLKQHIWPLIRKMLPEATLSIFGAYPPKKATALHDEKSGFLVKGWTDSAAEAISNARIMLAPLRYGAGVKGKLIQAMALGTPSVTTSIGAEGIGTAEQWPGLIIDSDTTRFAQAALTLYTDESHWQACQQRGFSLIHKQFNLTSNQHHLVAAVECVYSQLSAHRGSLFLQAMLWHHTLRSCQYMSQWIEEKNKNS, from the coding sequence ATGTCTGACACAAAAAACCTGGTCATTATAGGGGCTGTCTGGCCAGAGCCAAATTCATCCGCTGCAGGGCAGAACATGCAAGGTTTACTAGGCGCGTTTGTGGAGCAAGGCTGGCGCGTAACTTTCTTGTGTGCCGCCAACGAAAGCATTCACACCACTCCAACAGATGCTGATATTACGTTTCTTTCAGTGAATCTTAATTGTTCTTCGTTTGATGTAACTATCGCTTCTTTACAACCGAATGTAGTGATTTTTGACCGCTTTATGACCGAAGAGCAGTTTTCCTGGCGGGTGCGCGAAAATTGTCCTGACGCCATGCTGGTACTTAATACTGAAGATTTACATAGTCTGCGCCAGGCTCGATATGAAGCAGTAAAAGCCGGAAAACCTGCTTGTCATGCATCACTTAATACGCCCCTTGCACAACGTGAGATAGCGGCAGTACTACGCAGCGATTTGAGTTTAATTATCTCCCCCATTGAGTATGATTTGCTGATTAATCATTATCAGGTGCCCTCGCATCAATTGTTACAGCTGCCTTTACTAATGGATATTCCGCAGCGGGAGGTTCCTGATTTTGCAGCTCGTAAAGGATTTATGACTATAGGTAACTTTCGCCACGGCCCCAACTGGGATGCTGTACTGCAGCTAAAGCAGCACATTTGGCCGCTGATCCGCAAAATGCTGCCTGAAGCGACGCTTTCTATCTTTGGTGCCTATCCACCCAAAAAAGCCACGGCGCTGCACGATGAAAAAAGCGGATTCCTGGTCAAAGGCTGGACAGATAGTGCTGCAGAAGCCATTTCCAACGCCCGAATTATGCTTGCGCCGTTACGATACGGCGCGGGGGTAAAAGGTAAGCTTATTCAGGCGATGGCGTTAGGCACGCCCAGCGTTACCACATCCATTGGAGCCGAAGGAATTGGTACCGCTGAACAGTGGCCGGGGCTGATAATAGATAGCGATACTACTCGGTTTGCGCAGGCGGCGTTAACGTTATATACCGATGAAAGTCATTGGCAAGCTTGCCAACAGCGTGGCTTTTCTTTAATCCACAAACAGTTCAATTTAACGTCAAATCAGCATCATCTAGTCGCCGCAGTGGAATGCGTATATTCACAGCTCTCTGCTCATCGCGGTTCGCTCTTTTTGCAAGCCATGCTTTGGCATCACACATTACGAAGCTGTCAGTACATGTCACAATGGATTGAAGAAAAGAATAAAAATAGCTGA
- a CDS encoding HWE histidine kinase domain-containing protein — METAENRNYPQSVDLTNCDKEPIHLLGNVQQFGCFIALRADWLIAYCSANTEEYFGCIPDELIGDGIKNWLDKETLHHVRSGLQSSMITGRNERLFNLRIAKTSIPVEVSIHHNGEFIILEFEKIDKQNDSSEHFVRSLLSQFYRATDSADLIDMVAQQLRLITHYDRVMVYRFLPDGAGEVIAESREPDLEAFLGLRYPASDIPKQARALYVKNLLRVIGNVNEDVIPIVPAMGKRAQPLDLSFSTLRAVSPIHIEYLKNMGVDASMSVSIIINGKLWGLFACHHYSPKVPSYFQRTELELFAEVFALELSSRLIAEQDKEKNRVRGVHNRMMATMSSQGSLIDSIVQQFDTLQDLISSEGIAVLVDGQYQGHGTTLPTDILSRLTRYLNTQAPSEVIALDSIGDVMAEYDTAVHNIAGVLAIPISKSPRDYLLFYRQAQTQTIKWAGNPEKPVKLGPSGSRLLPRTSFEIWRETHNDRCHEWSEQDLRDGESIRVTLLEVMIRHVQERDDIRQQASRKHEILISELNHRVRNILNLVNAIVMQTEQSNRSIQEFVSVLTGRLVALASAHDQLTASQWSDISFTQLINTEIQAYIDVDARVHLEGEEVMIKPEAATSIVLVMHELFTNAAKYGALSTSLKKGEVHIQWHQDPSAGLIIEWKEQGGPPVVPSNREGFGMTLIRSVIPHELDGQVDVEFAPHGVQAKMVVPQRHISDCQKLPHVEEALSVDLTASTPSLPREALVVEDSLVIALDMQKKLKDIGIEQVSVAGNIRSAEQLIAKRQPGLVVFDVHLGRETTFGLLQNVLGQGIPCIIISGYGEELTLPAEFTAVPVLTKPVATQAVIEVIYTLFGTAN, encoded by the coding sequence ATGGAAACTGCTGAAAATCGTAACTATCCACAGTCGGTTGATTTAACCAACTGCGACAAAGAACCTATTCATTTACTAGGAAATGTGCAGCAATTTGGCTGCTTTATTGCCTTACGCGCCGATTGGTTAATCGCTTATTGTTCTGCAAACACAGAAGAATATTTTGGCTGTATTCCTGATGAGTTAATCGGCGATGGTATTAAAAACTGGCTCGATAAAGAGACACTTCACCACGTTCGCTCTGGTTTACAATCTTCAATGATAACGGGCAGAAATGAACGTCTTTTTAATCTTCGGATCGCAAAAACCAGTATTCCGGTAGAAGTATCGATTCACCACAACGGTGAATTTATTATTCTGGAATTTGAAAAAATCGACAAGCAAAATGACAGTTCTGAGCATTTCGTGCGCTCATTGCTTTCCCAGTTTTACCGCGCAACAGACAGCGCCGACCTGATTGATATGGTGGCCCAACAGCTGCGACTAATTACTCACTATGACCGGGTAATGGTGTATCGATTTTTGCCTGATGGTGCTGGCGAAGTAATTGCTGAATCCCGTGAACCCGATTTAGAAGCATTTCTGGGATTGCGCTACCCAGCTTCCGATATACCTAAACAGGCGCGCGCGCTTTACGTAAAAAATCTGCTCCGGGTTATCGGCAATGTTAATGAAGACGTTATTCCGATTGTTCCTGCCATGGGGAAACGCGCACAGCCCCTTGATCTGTCTTTTTCGACCTTGCGAGCGGTTTCTCCCATCCATATTGAATACCTGAAAAATATGGGCGTAGATGCCTCGATGTCGGTGTCCATTATTATTAACGGAAAGCTATGGGGGTTATTCGCCTGTCACCATTACTCACCAAAAGTGCCTTCATACTTTCAGCGCACTGAACTGGAACTTTTTGCTGAAGTATTTGCGTTGGAGCTTTCCTCGCGCTTAATTGCAGAGCAGGATAAGGAAAAAAATCGGGTGCGCGGCGTACATAACCGCATGATGGCGACGATGAGTTCACAGGGTTCGCTAATAGACAGCATCGTGCAACAATTTGACACCCTGCAGGATCTTATTTCCAGTGAAGGTATTGCGGTGCTGGTGGATGGACAATATCAGGGACATGGCACCACGCTTCCTACCGATATCCTTTCCCGACTTACTCGCTACTTAAATACTCAGGCTCCAAGTGAAGTCATTGCCCTTGATTCAATAGGCGACGTGATGGCCGAATATGATACCGCCGTTCACAATATTGCGGGTGTGCTGGCAATACCGATTTCCAAAAGTCCAAGAGACTATTTACTGTTTTATCGTCAGGCTCAAACTCAGACAATTAAATGGGCGGGAAATCCTGAAAAGCCGGTGAAACTTGGCCCCAGCGGATCGCGGCTGTTACCAAGAACCAGCTTTGAAATCTGGCGGGAAACTCATAACGACCGTTGTCATGAATGGAGCGAGCAGGATTTAAGGGATGGCGAATCGATTCGGGTTACATTGCTGGAAGTGATGATCAGGCACGTTCAGGAGCGTGATGATATTCGCCAGCAGGCAAGCCGCAAGCATGAAATTCTTATTTCCGAACTGAATCACCGGGTACGAAATATACTGAATCTCGTGAACGCGATTGTAATGCAAACGGAGCAAAGCAATCGCTCTATTCAGGAGTTCGTAAGTGTTCTGACGGGGCGTTTAGTCGCACTGGCTTCAGCGCATGATCAGCTTACCGCCTCTCAATGGTCTGACATTTCTTTTACCCAACTGATTAACACCGAAATTCAAGCCTACATTGACGTAGATGCTCGCGTGCATCTTGAAGGCGAAGAGGTAATGATTAAGCCGGAAGCCGCTACCTCTATTGTACTGGTGATGCATGAGCTTTTCACTAATGCGGCCAAATATGGTGCGTTATCCACCAGTTTGAAAAAAGGAGAGGTACATATTCAATGGCACCAGGATCCATCGGCTGGCCTGATAATTGAATGGAAAGAACAAGGTGGACCGCCCGTTGTACCCTCTAATCGAGAAGGATTTGGCATGACGTTAATACGCAGTGTAATCCCTCACGAACTTGATGGACAGGTCGATGTAGAATTTGCGCCACACGGTGTGCAGGCAAAAATGGTAGTACCGCAAAGACACATCAGTGATTGTCAAAAGCTACCGCATGTAGAAGAGGCGCTTTCTGTTGATTTAACCGCGAGCACGCCTTCACTCCCTCGCGAAGCGTTGGTGGTGGAAGATAGTCTGGTGATTGCACTGGATATGCAAAAAAAACTAAAGGATATAGGAATAGAACAGGTTTCCGTGGCGGGAAATATCCGTTCTGCTGAGCAATTAATAGCGAAGCGGCAACCAGGGCTGGTAGTATTTGATGTACATTTGGGGCGAGAAACCACCTTTGGATTGTTACAAAATGTTCTGGGACAAGGCATCCCATGTATTATTATTAGCGGTTATGGTGAGGAATTGACTCTTCCCGCAGAATTTACTGCTGTTCCTGTACTAACCAAGCCAGTTGCAACGCAAGCTGTAATTGAGGTGATTTATACATTGTTTGGTACTGCGAATTAA
- the xthA gene encoding exodeoxyribonuclease III produces the protein MKVISFNINGIRARLHQLSALIEKHQPDVIGLQEIKVHNDQFPVADVEALGYHVYFHGQKSHYGVAMLCKHLPERVQMGFPTDDEDAQRRMIMVTLRGDNGKPVTVLNGYFPQGENEKHETKYPAKRKFYSDLMGYLDEYHAPEDNVIIMGDMNISATDLDIGIGEENKKRWLRTGKCSFLPEEREWINRLFGWGMKDSFREMHPQTTDKYSWFDYRSKGFNDNRGLRIDLILSTQPVHQTLQESGIDYELRGMEKPSDHAPIWAKYNL, from the coding sequence ATGAAGGTAATCTCTTTCAACATCAACGGTATTCGAGCGCGTCTGCATCAGTTATCTGCGCTAATTGAAAAACATCAGCCAGACGTAATAGGGCTACAGGAAATTAAAGTTCATAACGATCAGTTTCCAGTAGCTGATGTTGAAGCGCTGGGATACCACGTCTATTTCCATGGTCAAAAAAGCCATTATGGTGTCGCAATGTTGTGCAAGCACCTACCAGAACGGGTTCAGATGGGTTTTCCTACTGATGACGAAGATGCGCAGCGCCGAATGATTATGGTGACGTTACGCGGCGATAATGGCAAGCCGGTAACCGTGTTAAATGGCTATTTTCCGCAGGGCGAAAACGAGAAGCATGAAACCAAATACCCGGCAAAGCGTAAGTTTTATTCAGACTTAATGGGATATTTGGACGAGTATCATGCTCCTGAGGACAATGTGATCATAATGGGTGACATGAATATTTCCGCGACTGATTTAGATATCGGCATTGGCGAGGAAAACAAAAAACGTTGGTTACGCACCGGTAAATGTAGCTTTTTACCAGAAGAAAGGGAATGGATTAACCGCCTTTTCGGCTGGGGAATGAAAGACAGTTTTCGCGAAATGCATCCTCAAACCACAGATAAATACAGCTGGTTTGACTATCGTTCCAAAGGCTTTAACGACAACCGTGGCTTACGCATTGATTTAATATTGAGTACACAGCCGGTTCACCAGACGTTGCAGGAATCGGGAATAGACTACGAGCTCCGAGGAATGGAGAAGCCTTCTGATCATGCGCCTATCTGGGCTAAATATAATTTATAA
- a CDS encoding two-component system response regulator: protein MSLLKNKRVLVVEDTTIAATYLARELSNMGANVVGLARSEEQALQMVEKTRPELILMDIHLAEGGSGIDAAKVIARNYSVPLIYTTSFSDDSTLSRALETSPYGYVVKPFDAKTIKVTCETALSRFALEQKIASSEKRFRVAAEAAQFGVLELDESGKAFTFKGAKSLKNRFGAGTEMSREDFLGLFPANERQAVVDTLEKRSSLRKTIQFTDQETEGWVDIVFTEVDLKEDNVVIGAVIDVTDKQRQIKKLQLSNVILDQLVEGVAVLDEAFCVIDVNTALLGLLRIEQSALMGTNIFEFGFDQQILNKVHQLKPPKPILREKTMLLRSDGIEFPAFVTFSELESKHEKVQYVVTISDITDLSRAEKKLEALAFTDQLTGAGNRNYLKLILNENVYAGSVKALLFIDIDGFKLVNDSYGHDVGDDLLAECAARIKAVIRQNDTFIRHGGDEFIILVQETSDLAQLSERLLAVFEKQFSINNKTLKIGASIGVAESSPGITPSEMLKHADIAMYEAKKRGKNQVVFFSSQQNESIEYRLFVEQGLYNAIVNQDLYASFQPIVDSEENIVALEALCRWNNIDIGHIHPESFIPIAEETGLINALGLKMLREVCIANVLLREAGMSHIKLHVNVSILQLNSQVLVDQFLAYLKDFDVSPKDIVLEVTETAMHDNSTKRILRELAKSGFGIAIDDFGAGFASVSELTEPYTTMVKLDKSLAPTGDVTNTRNVIAESLIQLCQKLGKTVLLEGIEKEIQADFARQAGCHYMQGFLFAKPMSLTEAMQRITQKEAQAV, encoded by the coding sequence ATGAGTTTACTTAAGAATAAGCGTGTCCTTGTAGTGGAAGATACCACCATTGCTGCCACTTATCTCGCTCGCGAACTGTCTAACATGGGAGCAAATGTGGTGGGGCTGGCCCGTTCGGAAGAGCAGGCTTTACAAATGGTTGAAAAGACGCGCCCCGAACTAATTTTAATGGATATTCATCTGGCTGAGGGCGGAAGCGGTATCGACGCAGCAAAAGTTATTGCCAGAAATTACAGCGTTCCTTTAATTTATACCACATCTTTTTCAGACGATAGCACCTTAAGTCGCGCATTAGAGACATCGCCTTACGGTTATGTCGTTAAACCGTTTGATGCCAAAACTATCAAAGTCACCTGCGAAACCGCCTTAAGCAGATTTGCGTTGGAACAAAAAATTGCTTCTTCCGAAAAGCGGTTCCGAGTCGCTGCAGAAGCCGCGCAATTTGGTGTATTGGAATTGGATGAGAGTGGCAAAGCCTTCACTTTTAAAGGAGCGAAAAGTTTAAAAAATCGCTTTGGTGCGGGTACCGAAATGTCACGAGAAGATTTTCTCGGTTTATTTCCCGCCAATGAACGTCAAGCCGTTGTTGATACACTTGAAAAGCGCAGCAGTCTACGCAAAACCATTCAATTTACGGATCAGGAAACTGAAGGTTGGGTGGATATCGTATTCACCGAAGTGGATCTAAAAGAAGATAATGTGGTTATTGGTGCGGTTATTGACGTAACCGATAAGCAGCGCCAAATAAAAAAACTACAGTTGTCCAACGTTATTTTAGATCAGCTTGTTGAAGGCGTCGCGGTCCTCGATGAGGCGTTTTGTGTTATTGATGTGAATACTGCATTACTCGGGTTGCTACGTATTGAGCAATCGGCTCTGATGGGAACCAATATTTTCGAATTTGGGTTTGATCAGCAGATTCTAAATAAAGTGCATCAGTTAAAGCCGCCTAAACCCATCCTTCGGGAGAAAACAATGCTGCTGCGTTCTGACGGTATTGAATTTCCCGCTTTTGTTACGTTTAGTGAACTGGAAAGTAAGCACGAAAAAGTCCAGTACGTGGTTACAATTTCGGATATTACCGATTTGTCCCGCGCAGAGAAAAAGCTGGAAGCTCTCGCCTTTACCGATCAGCTCACTGGTGCAGGAAACCGGAATTACCTTAAACTCATTCTGAATGAAAATGTTTACGCGGGCAGCGTTAAGGCGCTCCTTTTTATTGACATAGATGGCTTTAAGCTGGTTAACGATAGCTATGGACATGATGTGGGCGATGATTTATTGGCAGAATGTGCCGCTCGAATCAAAGCGGTTATTCGTCAAAATGATACCTTTATCCGCCACGGTGGAGACGAATTCATTATTCTTGTTCAGGAGACAAGTGATCTGGCGCAGCTTAGTGAAAGGCTGTTGGCGGTTTTTGAGAAGCAGTTTTCCATCAATAATAAGACGCTAAAAATCGGCGCCAGCATTGGCGTGGCAGAGTCATCTCCTGGCATTACCCCAAGCGAAATGCTTAAACATGCTGATATTGCCATGTATGAAGCGAAGAAGCGGGGTAAAAATCAGGTGGTGTTTTTTTCCTCTCAACAGAACGAATCCATCGAATACCGCTTATTCGTTGAGCAGGGGCTGTATAATGCGATTGTTAATCAAGACTTATATGCCAGTTTTCAGCCAATAGTGGACTCTGAGGAAAACATCGTAGCGTTGGAAGCGCTATGCCGGTGGAACAATATTGATATTGGCCACATTCATCCTGAATCTTTCATTCCAATTGCAGAAGAAACCGGCTTGATTAATGCGTTAGGTTTAAAAATGTTGCGCGAAGTCTGTATTGCCAACGTGCTTTTGCGGGAAGCGGGCATGTCTCACATCAAACTGCATGTGAATGTTTCCATATTGCAGCTAAATTCGCAGGTGTTGGTGGATCAGTTTCTTGCTTATTTGAAAGACTTTGATGTTTCACCTAAAGATATTGTTTTGGAAGTCACTGAAACTGCTATGCACGACAACAGTACAAAAAGAATCTTGCGAGAACTGGCTAAATCAGGATTTGGTATCGCAATTGATGACTTTGGAGCTGGCTTCGCTTCAGTTTCGGAACTGACAGAACCCTATACCACAATGGTAAAATTAGATAAGTCGTTAGCGCCCACTGGGGATGTCACTAATACCCGCAACGTCATTGCAGAGTCACTGATCCAATTATGTCAGAAGCTGGGTAAAACGGTTTTGCTGGAAGGTATTGAAAAGGAAATTCAGGCCGATTTTGCGCGCCAGGCAGGCTGCCATTATATGCAAGGTTTTCTGTTTGCCAAGCCGATGAGCTTAACCGAAGCTATGCAGCGAATTACACAAAAAGAAGCACAGGCAGTATAG
- a CDS encoding DUF2750 domain-containing protein, with product MFPDTLLNSLPEPVLNQIKQLDAEERLELFLQYTVKAKEVWVLIGESGYVMLESTDTISLPVWLHKDTVTLWERADMQPATAQAVSLESFLTTWLPGLQNNETTLVIAPAGSDQPGMVLTANELRDSLREAGAPW from the coding sequence GTGTTTCCTGATACGCTTTTGAACTCGTTACCCGAACCTGTCCTTAACCAAATTAAACAGTTAGATGCAGAAGAAAGACTTGAGCTGTTTCTTCAGTATACCGTCAAAGCAAAGGAAGTCTGGGTCCTCATCGGAGAAAGCGGCTATGTGATGCTTGAATCCACTGACACCATCAGCCTGCCTGTATGGCTGCACAAAGACACGGTTACACTGTGGGAACGGGCCGATATGCAACCCGCCACCGCACAGGCGGTATCTTTAGAAAGCTTTTTAACCACCTGGCTACCGGGGCTGCAAAATAATGAGACAACGCTGGTCATTGCGCCTGCAGGCAGCGATCAGCCAGGTATGGTGTTAACGGCAAACGAACTTCGAGACAGCCTGCGTGAAGCGGGTGCGCCGTGGTAA
- a CDS encoding energy-coupling factor ABC transporter permease has protein sequence MTTIQGLSLAAFAVILLYLAKRLPFTELMADKKRQHIVFGATASLFFLWIFRAGIFPGLNVHFLWLSALTLTLGFRWAVFAATAALLGTTAIGKEQWEMLGVNGLLGVLAPISVSYLIFMLSFHRIPRHFFIYVFLCAFLPGALLIALKMALLGGYYAFDDIYTWDVVKDNYVILIPLLLFPEALLNGMTMTLLIIYKPDWVYTFHDKFYLDKQ, from the coding sequence GTGACCACTATACAAGGACTGAGTCTTGCCGCTTTCGCTGTCATTTTGCTTTACTTGGCTAAGCGGTTGCCTTTTACTGAGTTAATGGCAGATAAGAAGCGCCAGCACATCGTATTTGGCGCAACCGCTTCGTTATTTTTTCTGTGGATATTTCGCGCGGGTATTTTTCCTGGGTTGAACGTGCACTTTCTGTGGCTATCAGCTTTGACATTAACATTGGGGTTCCGCTGGGCAGTCTTTGCCGCTACCGCCGCGTTATTGGGTACCACCGCAATTGGCAAAGAACAATGGGAAATGCTCGGAGTCAACGGCTTGCTGGGAGTACTTGCGCCCATCAGCGTGAGCTACCTTATATTTATGCTCTCGTTTCACAGGATCCCCAGACACTTTTTTATCTATGTCTTTCTATGCGCGTTTTTACCCGGTGCCCTGCTAATTGCGTTAAAAATGGCACTGTTAGGCGGGTATTATGCGTTTGATGATATCTATACCTGGGATGTGGTAAAGGACAACTATGTCATACTTATTCCCTTATTGCTGTTCCCCGAAGCACTTCTTAACGGAATGACTATGACTTTATTGATTATCTACAAACCGGATTGGGTTTACACGTTTCACGACAAGTTTTATCTCGACAAGCAGTAG
- a CDS encoding acyl-CoA thioesterase: protein MTVDELLTLPQAEQVTDAQWRVNDLVLPKSWTQGRTIFGGISAGMVYSAIRQQVDEDRLLRSLTTNFIGPLLPEVSFSITVTLLRQGKNVTQITGEAIQNGKVCVFCQACFGQVRQSKIKVSNTDTHQMPLPEKARFIPQIPKVTPKFLQHFDLCIQSGGIPFTGKKDTHYHGFMRFTKPPAAITDAHVITMIDAWPPAILQLLRWPAPASTVSWNLEFIYPHRVFEGTDWFAYQAHTRQAADGYGHTEATIWDKNNEVIALSRQTVAVFD, encoded by the coding sequence ATGACCGTTGATGAACTTTTAACTCTCCCTCAGGCCGAACAGGTAACTGATGCGCAATGGCGAGTGAATGATCTTGTCCTTCCTAAAAGCTGGACTCAGGGACGCACCATTTTCGGCGGAATTTCAGCAGGTATGGTGTACAGCGCTATTCGTCAACAGGTAGATGAAGATCGGCTACTGCGCTCCTTAACGACTAATTTCATCGGTCCCCTATTACCCGAAGTCAGTTTTTCAATAACGGTAACTCTGCTCCGCCAAGGCAAAAATGTCACTCAGATAACGGGTGAAGCCATCCAGAACGGCAAAGTCTGCGTCTTTTGCCAAGCCTGTTTTGGGCAGGTTCGCCAATCAAAAATCAAGGTTTCTAATACCGATACTCATCAAATGCCGCTACCAGAAAAAGCCCGCTTTATTCCCCAAATTCCTAAGGTTACCCCTAAATTTTTGCAGCATTTTGATCTTTGTATTCAGTCGGGTGGCATTCCCTTTACCGGCAAAAAAGACACTCACTATCACGGTTTTATGCGCTTCACCAAACCGCCTGCCGCCATCACGGATGCCCACGTCATTACCATGATTGATGCCTGGCCTCCCGCTATACTGCAACTACTACGTTGGCCTGCGCCAGCCAGCACGGTTAGCTGGAATTTGGAATTCATTTATCCTCACCGAGTATTTGAAGGAACTGACTGGTTTGCCTACCAGGCCCATACTCGACAAGCAGCAGATGGATATGGTCACACAGAGGCGACCATTTGGGATAAAAATAATGAAGTAATTGCGCTAAGTCGACAAACCGTGGCGGTATTTGATTAG
- a CDS encoding biliverdin-producing heme oxygenase: protein MNSLFSQLRILTGSAHQDLEATYPFNTLMRPKGFDSHAYQQNLALLAGFHDFVAKNIDSEKDYPFLGNLNVHQVAKAIHSDLSILGGSIVPFQLLNDTPTNPSDEFVVAASYVWMGSSMGARIISKWLHQKSWNSLPVHYYDTMKDVGANWEQFKSEAALFAQKQQLDTQEIVRVANRLFKGLQETAGTLSPSLTTTA from the coding sequence ATGAATAGCTTATTTTCCCAGCTACGTATTTTGACTGGCTCGGCCCACCAGGATTTAGAAGCGACTTATCCTTTTAATACCTTGATGCGACCAAAAGGATTTGATAGTCATGCCTATCAACAAAATCTTGCTCTATTGGCAGGTTTTCACGACTTTGTAGCAAAAAACATTGATTCAGAGAAAGACTATCCTTTTTTGGGTAACCTTAACGTCCATCAAGTGGCTAAAGCAATCCATAGCGATCTTAGCATATTAGGAGGATCAATCGTTCCTTTTCAACTTTTGAACGATACACCGACCAATCCTTCAGATGAATTCGTGGTGGCGGCCAGTTACGTGTGGATGGGCTCATCCATGGGCGCTCGAATTATTTCAAAATGGCTGCACCAAAAGAGCTGGAATTCGCTGCCAGTTCACTACTACGACACCATGAAGGACGTGGGGGCGAACTGGGAGCAATTTAAATCAGAGGCAGCGTTGTTTGCACAAAAGCAACAGCTGGATACGCAGGAAATAGTGCGTGTCGCCAATCGCCTGTTTAAAGGATTACAAGAGACCGCCGGCACGCTTTCTCCCAGTCTCACGACTACTGCGTGA
- a CDS encoding SufE family protein: protein MMTDKYSAAEDVLPVARTLLQATGWDGVTRALMLAGKQLPVLAESKRQPENLVPGCDSEVWIDSKCCEGKQLYCAYSPSKIIRGVLSVLLEKANTMSEEEVATFKFDDYLTRLGLQQHLSQSRAYGIRKVIARLHALAAVQC, encoded by the coding sequence ATGATGACTGATAAATATTCGGCTGCTGAAGACGTATTGCCTGTTGCGCGCACTCTTTTGCAGGCGACGGGGTGGGACGGCGTTACACGCGCACTCATGTTGGCGGGCAAACAGCTGCCGGTTCTTGCTGAGTCAAAAAGGCAACCAGAAAACCTGGTTCCAGGATGTGACAGTGAAGTGTGGATTGATAGCAAGTGTTGTGAAGGCAAACAACTCTACTGCGCCTATTCGCCGTCAAAAATAATCCGGGGCGTCCTGAGTGTATTGTTGGAAAAGGCAAATACGATGTCAGAAGAAGAGGTAGCTACCTTTAAATTTGACGACTATTTAACGCGTCTGGGCCTGCAGCAACACCTAAGCCAATCCCGCGCCTATGGGATAAGAAAGGTTATTGCACGGCTTCACGCGCTTGCGGCGGTTCAGTGTTAA